The Acropora muricata isolate sample 2 chromosome 5, ASM3666990v1, whole genome shotgun sequence genome includes a window with the following:
- the LOC136917796 gene encoding uncharacterized protein: MAEQQPQQVAVFIRQLLVSLIREIENCNGGRGNLDSVVYRTDWLYNCLVRYLGVNDSVSDQLVSLVRDAKDQLDVLVHQDTASYSYRVEQVPHGGRGRPKFVVSREQLQYLLERGFSVPDVAQLLGLSLRTAERRLQEFGISSGQFFTTIDNETLDRTVQTILRRFPSYGYRRMTGSLLSRGIKVQQVRIRESMRRVNPEGVLLRALTINTITRREYRVYAPLALWHVDGNHKLIRWRFVIHGGIDGYSRMIVYLKANTNNTAATVFQLFLGAVETFGLPSRVRSDKGGENVDIARYMLSHPLRGPDRGSHITGRSVHNQRIERLWRDVFYGCTHTFYNLFSCMEDSGILDPSNEIHIFALHYVFLPRLNSQLTQFANGHARAPISTEHNKSPEQLWISGLMNVWSSDHPVAQELTMSEGDLAYYGVDWEGPAPSALWSGQLGDEELSIEVPQLRTLLQPHDRTQLSRTVDPLHESDDSGVDLYLQALQFISSCTQEG, encoded by the exons ATGGCGGAACAACAGCCGCAGCAAGTGGCTGTGTTCATTCGCCAGCTGTTGGTTAGCCTCATAAGGGAAatcgaaaattgtaatggtGGAAGAGGCAATTTAGATAGCGTCGTATATCGCACTGACTGGTTATACAATTGCTTGGTTCGTTATTTAGGAGTTAACGATTCTGTCAGTGACCAACTTGTCAGCCTTGTTCGCGACGCTAAGGATCAATTAGATGTTTTAGTCCATCAGGATACCGCCTCTTACAGCTACAGAGTTGAGCAGGTACCTCATGGAGGCCGTGGACGACCAAAATTTGTTGTCTCAAGGGAACAACTACAATATTTGTTGGAAAGAGGCTTTTCCGTTCCTGATGTGGCACAACTCCTGGGTCTTAGTCTTCGGACAGCAGAGAGACGGCTTCAAGAATTTGGCATTTCTTCGGGGCAGTTCTTTACAACCATTGACAACGAAACCCTTGATCGCACTGTGCAAACCATTTTAAGACGTTTCCCGTCGTATGGTTACCGCCGAATGACAGGTTCCCTGTTAAGTAGGGGAATTAAAGTTCAACAAGTTCGTATAAGAGAGTCTATGAGAAGGGTTAACCCTGAGGGCGTTCTTCTTCGAGCGTTGACAATAAACACCATTACCAGACGAGAGTATAGAGTATATGCTCCCCTTGCACTTTGGCACGTGGATGGAAACCATAAATTGATAAG GTGGCGCTTCGTCATCCATGGAGGAATCGATGGCTACTCCCGTATGATCGTCTATCTTAAAGCCAACACAAACAACACAGCGGCCACTGTATTTCAACTTTTTCTTGGCGCTGTCGAGACGTTTGGTTTACCGTCGAGGGTACGAAGTGATAAAGGTGGCGAGAATGTGGATATCGCCAGGTATATGTTGAGCCATCCCCTTCGAGGTCCAGATAGAGGAAGTCACATCACTGGCCGGAGCGTTCATAACCAAAGGATAGAACGCCTTTGGAGAGACGTTTTCTATGGCTGTACTCACACCTTTTACAATCTGTTCAGCTGCATGGAAGACTCTGGTATTCTGGATCCCTctaatgaaattcatatatttgCCCTTCACTACGTGTTTTTGCCAAGGCTTAATAGCCAACTTACCCAGTTTGCCAATGGACATGCCAGAGCACCAATTAGTACAGAACACAACAAGTCCCCTGAACAGCTTTGGATCTCAGGCTTAATGAACGTGTGGAGCTCAGATCATCCAGTCGCGCAAGAGCTCACAATG TCTGAGGGAGATCTCGCATATTATGGAGTTGACTGGGAGGGGCCAGCACCGTCTGCCTTGTGGAGTGGCCAGTTAGGAGATGAAGAGCTTTCTATTGAAGTGCCTCAACTTCGAACACTGCTTCAACCACATGATCGTACGCAGCTCTCTCGAACAGTCGATCCGTTACACGAGTCTGATGATAGTGGAGTCGATTTATACCTTCAGGCTCTGCAATTCATTTCAAGTTGTACACAGGAAGGCTAG